The Opitutales bacterium ASA1 genome window below encodes:
- a CDS encoding DUF2130 domain-containing protein: MKTVQNEPIVIDPFEPIRCPKCSHQFALHEGLTEAALTGLREKHSARMRAEAEKMAAVLAEGALKKAETEANAKVAAANERLGNANQAFTKLKEELDRVKQQADVSAKEEAARATAAAKQEIDVLKRNLADKDERLKKTPALLDKVASDARKAATEEAAAQQKVLEDQLAQQKQALEKLRENEIALRKEKAAIETAKAEMAVSVQRKLDEGRAQIREEVAKVEAEKSHQREAELRKKLEDAQRANDELARKLAQGSQQTQGEVAEVAVEQRLREAYPSDVIEPVPNGTRGADVVHKVVSLTGQPAGVIVWESKRAARWQSAWVAKLKRDAQEQNARLAILVTSVMPKDVSGPFGRVDGVFVISEVVFAPFADVARAFVLRYHQLALSRQATQDQMAQLFEYVVNGPFSERLQVIAHSAVKLAEEINRQRNYVQTSWQRQEQHLKSATESLNLMRGEFQALCDAAVAKLASVDEIDALPAASPQAASPSNDEPFDIGGVADDDGPHRETA, translated from the coding sequence ATGAAAACAGTCCAAAATGAACCCATCGTGATCGATCCGTTCGAGCCGATCCGTTGCCCGAAGTGCAGCCACCAGTTTGCGCTCCACGAGGGCCTGACGGAGGCCGCGCTGACGGGCCTCCGCGAAAAACACTCCGCACGCATGCGCGCCGAGGCCGAGAAGATGGCCGCGGTTCTCGCGGAAGGGGCGCTCAAGAAGGCGGAGACCGAGGCGAACGCCAAGGTCGCTGCAGCAAACGAACGGCTCGGGAATGCCAACCAGGCCTTCACCAAGCTCAAGGAAGAGCTGGATCGCGTGAAACAGCAGGCTGACGTGTCGGCGAAAGAAGAAGCCGCACGTGCGACCGCCGCTGCGAAGCAGGAGATCGACGTCCTGAAGCGCAATCTCGCCGACAAGGACGAGCGCCTGAAGAAGACGCCCGCGCTGCTCGACAAGGTCGCCTCCGACGCACGCAAGGCCGCTACCGAAGAGGCTGCCGCGCAGCAGAAGGTTCTCGAGGATCAGCTCGCACAGCAGAAGCAGGCCCTGGAGAAGCTCCGCGAGAACGAGATCGCGCTTCGCAAGGAGAAGGCGGCGATCGAAACCGCGAAGGCTGAGATGGCTGTGTCCGTGCAGCGCAAGCTCGACGAAGGTCGCGCCCAGATTCGCGAGGAGGTTGCGAAGGTCGAGGCCGAGAAGTCACATCAACGCGAAGCGGAGCTGCGCAAGAAGCTCGAGGACGCTCAGCGCGCCAACGACGAGTTGGCCCGCAAGCTCGCCCAGGGATCGCAGCAGACGCAGGGCGAGGTCGCGGAAGTCGCGGTCGAGCAGCGCCTGCGCGAGGCATACCCTTCCGATGTCATCGAGCCGGTGCCGAACGGCACTCGTGGTGCGGACGTGGTCCACAAGGTCGTGTCGCTTACCGGACAGCCAGCCGGAGTCATCGTCTGGGAGTCGAAGCGCGCAGCGCGGTGGCAGTCGGCGTGGGTCGCGAAGCTGAAGCGCGATGCACAGGAGCAGAATGCTCGCCTCGCGATCCTGGTCACGTCTGTCATGCCGAAGGACGTCTCGGGCCCGTTTGGTCGGGTCGACGGCGTGTTCGTGATCTCGGAGGTCGTGTTCGCGCCGTTTGCCGATGTGGCTCGGGCGTTCGTCTTGCGCTACCACCAGCTCGCGCTGTCTCGTCAGGCCACGCAGGACCAGATGGCGCAGTTGTTCGAGTACGTGGTCAACGGCCCCTTCTCTGAACGCTTGCAGGTCATCGCGCATAGCGCGGTGAAGCTCGCCGAGGAGATCAATCGCCAGCGCAACTACGTGCAGACCTCGTGGCAGCGCCAGGAGCAGCACCTGAAGTCCGCCACGGAGTCGCTCAACCTGATGCGTGGCGAGTTCCAGGCACTGTGCGACGCGGCTGTCGCCAAGCTCGCCAGCGTCGACGAGATCGATGCATTACCCGCGGCCTCACCGCAGGCGGCCTCGCCCTCGAACGACGAACCGTTCGACATCGGTGGCGTTGCCGATGACGACGGACCGCATCGCGAAACCGCCTAG
- a CDS encoding type I restriction-modification system subunit M, protein MPSSDQIRQEEINALAWKACDTFRGVVDPSEYKNYILTMLFLKYLTDVWLEHYENLKKKFGDDGALIKRKLDRERFILPSGQDYYSLYAARERPNIGELINIALEKIEDANKTKLAGIFRNIDFNSEAALGQTKDRNRRLKMLLEDFHDERLNLRPSRIGKLDIIGNTYEYLIGRFAADSGKKGGEFYTPPEVAELLAKLVHPKEGDRICDPACGSGSLLIRVAKQISSGNFALYGQESNGSTWALARMNMALHGIDSARVEWGDTLNNPLLIENDALMRFDVVVANPPFSLDKWGQENALKDPHNRFKRGIPPKSRGDYAFISHMVHVAREGTGRVGVIAPHGVLFRGGQEGVIRQALIDENVLDAVIGLPERLFYGTGIPAAILLFKKGRKTKDVLFIDASREYQEGTNQNSLRASDVEKIVATHAAFRSVKKYAYRATPEELRDNEFNLNISRYVETQEPEPEVDLAAVRRRIEDLEEQLAENRKQMHQHLKELGLT, encoded by the coding sequence ATGCCCTCCTCCGACCAAATTCGCCAAGAAGAGATCAACGCGCTCGCGTGGAAAGCCTGCGACACGTTCCGCGGCGTCGTGGATCCTTCGGAGTACAAGAACTACATCTTAACTATGCTGTTCTTGAAGTATCTCACGGACGTATGGCTCGAGCACTACGAGAACCTGAAGAAGAAGTTTGGTGACGATGGCGCGCTCATCAAGCGGAAGCTCGATCGCGAGCGGTTCATCCTGCCAAGTGGCCAGGACTACTACTCGCTCTACGCCGCGCGCGAGAGACCCAACATCGGTGAGCTGATCAATATCGCCCTCGAGAAAATCGAGGATGCCAACAAGACCAAGCTCGCCGGCATCTTCCGCAACATCGACTTCAATTCGGAAGCTGCCTTGGGCCAGACGAAGGATCGCAACCGTCGGCTCAAGATGTTGCTCGAGGATTTTCATGACGAGCGCCTCAACCTCCGTCCGTCGCGCATTGGCAAACTCGACATCATCGGCAACACCTACGAGTACCTGATCGGTCGCTTTGCGGCGGATTCGGGAAAGAAAGGCGGCGAGTTCTACACCCCACCCGAGGTCGCTGAGCTTCTCGCAAAGCTCGTCCATCCCAAGGAAGGGGATCGCATCTGCGACCCCGCGTGTGGCTCAGGGTCACTCCTGATCAGAGTCGCAAAGCAGATCTCGTCCGGAAACTTCGCGCTCTACGGCCAGGAGAGCAACGGCAGCACGTGGGCTCTCGCGCGCATGAACATGGCTTTGCACGGTATTGATAGCGCGCGCGTCGAATGGGGCGATACGCTCAACAATCCGCTGCTCATCGAGAACGACGCCCTGATGCGGTTCGATGTCGTCGTGGCCAATCCGCCCTTCTCGCTCGACAAGTGGGGCCAGGAAAACGCGCTTAAGGATCCGCACAATCGCTTCAAGCGCGGCATTCCGCCGAAGAGCCGTGGCGACTATGCCTTCATCAGTCACATGGTCCATGTCGCACGCGAAGGCACCGGGCGCGTTGGCGTGATTGCGCCCCATGGCGTTCTCTTCCGCGGCGGACAGGAAGGCGTGATCCGCCAGGCTCTGATCGATGAGAACGTGCTCGACGCAGTGATTGGCCTCCCAGAGCGGCTCTTCTATGGCACGGGGATCCCGGCCGCCATTCTCCTCTTCAAGAAGGGACGGAAGACCAAGGACGTGCTCTTCATTGACGCCAGCCGCGAGTATCAGGAGGGCACCAACCAGAACAGTCTGCGTGCCTCGGATGTGGAGAAGATCGTGGCGACGCACGCCGCGTTCAGGTCGGTGAAAAAATACGCATATCGAGCGACCCCGGAGGAGCTTCGCGACAACGAGTTCAACCTCAACATCTCGCGCTACGTTGAGACGCAGGAGCCCGAGCCGGAGGTCGACCTGGCTGCGGTTCGGCGGCGGATAGAAGATCTGGAAGAGCAGCTCGCGGAAAACCGCAAGCAGATGCACCAGCATCTGAAGGAACTTGGCTTGACATAA
- a CDS encoding restriction endonuclease subunit S, producing the protein MRTLAASREFKDTPAGTIPVDWRCARLSEVCRTFSGGTPSRKHAANFGGGIPWIKSGELNSRLIESTEETISKVSLANSAAKIVEAGTCLVALYGATAGVVGRSMIEAAINQAILAIVPRTDELLDSFLFVALEHVVPQAVRLVQGGQPNLNAGIIESLYLPIPPRREQQRIVDTLHQWDDSISLSDRLVTAKIDYERGSLSELVNGRWSLVRLGDVAQECFDRNGSTYPRERLSAVTKKDGIVPMRERVQGDDISRCKIVEPGWFAYNPMRLNIGSIARLERESAAIVSGDYVVFRALEDRLLGDYLDHLRRSDRWANFVRRSGNGSVRVRIWFPDLGRFQFPLPPLKQQRRVADLLSSMTREISMLQEKSEALREEKRGLMQKLFSGKVRLKDGS; encoded by the coding sequence ATGCGCACGCTTGCTGCAAGTCGAGAGTTCAAGGATACACCTGCCGGCACAATCCCGGTGGATTGGCGGTGCGCACGCCTCTCGGAGGTATGCCGAACGTTCTCCGGAGGGACTCCCTCTCGAAAGCATGCAGCTAATTTTGGCGGCGGAATCCCGTGGATAAAATCGGGAGAACTCAATAGCAGACTCATTGAGTCAACCGAAGAGACCATATCCAAAGTTTCTCTGGCGAACTCCGCGGCAAAGATCGTCGAAGCCGGAACTTGCCTGGTTGCTCTCTACGGCGCGACGGCCGGGGTCGTCGGACGAAGCATGATTGAGGCCGCAATCAATCAAGCGATATTGGCGATTGTCCCGCGAACTGACGAATTGCTAGATTCGTTTCTGTTCGTCGCACTAGAACACGTGGTTCCGCAGGCCGTGCGCCTGGTTCAAGGTGGGCAGCCAAATCTCAATGCGGGCATCATCGAGTCGCTTTACTTGCCGATTCCCCCTCGTCGTGAACAACAGCGGATCGTTGATACTCTACATCAGTGGGATGATTCGATATCGTTATCTGATCGCCTCGTTACTGCCAAAATTGATTACGAGCGCGGCTCTTTGAGTGAGTTAGTCAATGGTCGCTGGTCGCTGGTACGCTTGGGCGACGTTGCGCAGGAGTGCTTCGATCGTAACGGCTCGACGTATCCGCGTGAGCGCCTGAGTGCTGTTACAAAGAAGGATGGTATTGTGCCCATGCGCGAGCGGGTGCAGGGCGATGATATTTCACGCTGCAAGATTGTTGAGCCGGGTTGGTTCGCCTATAACCCTATGCGTCTGAACATTGGCTCAATCGCCCGTCTTGAACGTGAGAGCGCCGCAATCGTGAGTGGAGACTACGTAGTCTTCAGAGCACTCGAAGATCGGTTGCTGGGAGACTATCTCGACCACCTTCGACGATCTGATCGCTGGGCGAACTTCGTTCGTCGTTCAGGCAATGGAAGCGTCCGAGTTCGTATTTGGTTCCCGGATCTGGGGCGATTCCAGTTTCCGCTGCCGCCTTTGAAGCAACAGCGTCGTGTCGCAGATTTATTGTCGAGCATGACCCGAGAGATTTCCATGCTGCAGGAAAAGTCGGAGGCTCTGCGTGAGGAGAAACGTGGTCTCATGCAGAAACTGTTTTCCGGTAAGGTTCGGTTGAAGGACGGCTCATAA
- a CDS encoding HsdR family type I site-specific deoxyribonuclease: protein MLNRVAYRGVEYPFTDATYPAAINALKQPGNEGLIRENEKLYDLISLGKSFEQTIEGNTRSYSLHYVDWERPERNVFHVVEEFAVERTASTETLRPDLVLFVNGLPLVVIECKKPGRDKAIEVTIAQHLRNQHPDGIPELFRFSQVLLALTTNEARYATAGTKREFWSEWHEEDEDVKTLRSIANGWRHREDREAIFSNRPAEVREYFDALERAPREVTEQDRLLVHLCTPARLLEMARQFVLFDAGEKKIARYQQYFAVQHIMKRVREKEPDGRRAGGIVWHTQGSGKSLTMVMLAKSLALASDIIDPRIVLVTDRVDLDEQIWGTFRSCGTEPVMAKSGANLLELLQRNKATIITTIIHKFDAAVSGRRDALSKSDNIFVLVDEAHRSQAGRIRGFSEFHTAMRRVMKDACYIGFTGTPLMKGERDTAQQFGGLIHTYTIDDAVADKAVVPLLYEGRHALQEVNKEAIDQWFDRVCEDLPERQQADLKRKFSATGVVSQAEQRLLAIAWDISDHFAKNWQGTPFKAQLVTPNKITAIKFKRFFDDIGKVATEVLISAPEEPEGGYENAYEKTPDTVVEFWNEMKARFGNERNYNQQLINSFKNDDRPEIIIVVDKLITGFDAPRNTVLYLARKLEGHSLLQAIARVNRLYPGKDYGYIVDYEGVLQNLDSALTSYRALAEFDAEDLGLTIVSVNEEVKKLPTVHRELWDVFAALPNRYDNEAYEQHLADDFRREGFYQKLSRYSRTLAIALSTLSFQEDTPPKTIRAYKDDLRYFQNLRAAVQKRYADKVDYAEYETKIRKLIDTHVTSGEVQRVTDLVSIFDHEAFSREVDKLKTPASKADTIAHRTLRTISEKMGEDPVFYQRFSDLIRDAIEQFRLQRIADSEYYRRVSEAGEAVRLRTGMNVPKKLSARPTARAFYGLVEETLKALPKAPANLPDLAADVALKIDDDARDTAKIVAWTENVDVQNKFLNRVEDHLLDLKKLTGLDFDFTIIDAILERALGIAKKNYGGS, encoded by the coding sequence GTGCTGAATCGCGTCGCGTACCGCGGCGTCGAGTATCCATTTACCGACGCCACATATCCAGCCGCGATAAACGCACTCAAGCAACCGGGCAACGAGGGTCTGATCCGGGAGAACGAAAAACTCTACGACCTGATCTCACTTGGGAAGTCGTTCGAGCAAACCATCGAAGGCAACACGCGCAGCTATTCGCTGCACTACGTTGATTGGGAGCGCCCGGAACGGAACGTCTTCCATGTCGTTGAAGAGTTCGCAGTGGAGCGCACCGCCAGCACGGAAACGCTGCGTCCTGATCTCGTGCTCTTCGTCAACGGCCTGCCGCTGGTTGTCATCGAGTGCAAGAAGCCTGGACGCGATAAGGCGATCGAAGTCACGATCGCGCAACATCTCAGAAATCAACATCCCGATGGGATTCCCGAGCTTTTCCGATTTTCGCAGGTGTTGCTCGCGTTGACGACGAACGAGGCTCGTTATGCGACTGCTGGTACCAAGCGTGAGTTTTGGTCCGAGTGGCACGAAGAAGATGAGGATGTGAAGACGCTTCGCTCGATCGCCAACGGTTGGCGTCACCGTGAAGATCGCGAAGCAATTTTTTCCAATCGCCCGGCCGAAGTGCGGGAGTATTTCGACGCGCTCGAGCGCGCACCACGTGAGGTTACGGAGCAGGACCGTTTGCTGGTCCATCTTTGCACGCCCGCCCGACTGCTGGAAATGGCGAGACAGTTCGTCTTGTTCGACGCTGGCGAAAAGAAGATCGCACGCTACCAGCAGTACTTTGCGGTGCAGCACATCATGAAACGTGTGCGGGAAAAGGAGCCGGATGGGCGGCGGGCCGGGGGAATCGTCTGGCATACCCAGGGGAGCGGCAAGTCCCTCACCATGGTGATGCTTGCCAAGTCCCTCGCGCTCGCATCCGACATCATCGACCCGCGAATCGTTTTGGTCACGGACCGGGTCGATCTCGATGAGCAGATCTGGGGAACGTTTAGAAGCTGCGGGACGGAACCCGTGATGGCGAAGTCAGGCGCGAACCTGCTCGAGTTGCTGCAGCGAAACAAGGCGACGATCATCACAACGATCATTCACAAGTTCGACGCAGCGGTCAGTGGCAGACGCGACGCCCTTTCAAAGTCGGACAACATTTTCGTGCTGGTCGACGAAGCGCACCGCTCGCAGGCAGGACGAATCCGCGGATTCAGTGAGTTTCACACCGCGATGCGTCGCGTGATGAAAGATGCGTGCTACATCGGATTCACCGGCACGCCATTGATGAAGGGCGAGCGCGACACCGCGCAGCAGTTTGGCGGACTCATTCACACCTACACCATCGACGACGCCGTCGCGGACAAAGCCGTGGTGCCGCTCCTCTATGAGGGTCGACACGCATTGCAGGAGGTAAACAAGGAAGCCATCGACCAGTGGTTCGACCGAGTCTGCGAAGATCTGCCGGAGCGTCAGCAAGCGGACTTGAAACGGAAGTTCAGCGCCACCGGAGTCGTGAGCCAGGCGGAGCAGCGACTCTTGGCGATTGCTTGGGACATCTCGGATCACTTCGCGAAGAACTGGCAGGGCACGCCATTCAAAGCGCAACTCGTCACGCCGAACAAAATCACAGCGATCAAATTCAAGCGATTCTTCGACGACATCGGCAAAGTGGCCACGGAGGTTCTCATCTCGGCTCCTGAGGAGCCGGAGGGCGGCTACGAGAACGCCTACGAGAAGACCCCGGATACAGTGGTTGAGTTCTGGAATGAGATGAAGGCGCGTTTCGGCAACGAGCGAAACTACAACCAACAACTCATCAATTCGTTCAAGAACGACGACCGTCCGGAAATCATTATCGTCGTCGACAAGCTCATCACGGGCTTCGACGCGCCGCGCAACACAGTGCTCTACCTGGCTCGGAAGCTCGAGGGGCATTCTCTGCTGCAAGCCATCGCGCGCGTCAACCGCCTCTACCCGGGCAAGGACTACGGCTACATCGTGGACTACGAGGGAGTCCTGCAAAACCTCGATAGCGCGCTCACCAGCTACCGCGCTCTCGCGGAGTTTGATGCGGAAGATCTCGGTCTCACGATCGTTAGCGTCAACGAAGAGGTCAAAAAGCTGCCGACCGTCCACCGCGAACTGTGGGATGTCTTTGCTGCACTGCCGAACCGTTACGACAACGAGGCATACGAGCAGCATCTCGCCGATGATTTTCGCCGCGAAGGATTCTATCAGAAGCTATCGCGCTATTCGCGCACGCTTGCGATCGCACTTTCGACGTTGAGTTTCCAGGAAGACACTCCGCCCAAGACAATTAGGGCCTACAAGGACGACCTGAGATACTTCCAAAATCTGCGTGCCGCTGTCCAGAAGCGCTACGCAGACAAGGTGGATTACGCGGAGTACGAAACAAAGATCCGGAAGCTCATCGACACGCACGTCACATCGGGGGAGGTCCAGCGCGTAACCGATCTGGTCAGCATCTTTGATCACGAGGCGTTTTCGCGCGAGGTGGACAAGCTCAAGACGCCGGCATCGAAGGCGGATACGATCGCGCACCGGACGCTGCGAACGATCTCGGAGAAAATGGGTGAGGATCCCGTGTTCTACCAGCGATTCTCCGATCTCATTCGTGACGCGATCGAGCAGTTTCGCCTCCAGCGGATCGCCGATTCCGAATACTATCGGCGTGTGTCCGAGGCCGGTGAGGCGGTTCGTCTGCGCACCGGAATGAACGTCCCGAAGAAGCTCTCAGCACGACCGACGGCGCGGGCCTTTTATGGCTTGGTTGAGGAAACTCTGAAGGCATTGCCCAAAGCACCAGCGAATCTTCCCGACCTCGCCGCTGATGTTGCGCTGAAGATCGACGACGATGCGCGAGACACCGCGAAGATTGTCGCGTGGACCGAGAACGTGGACGTGCAGAACAAGTTTCTGAACCGCGTGGAGGATCACCTCCTCGACCTGAAGAAGCTGACCGGACTCGACTTCGACTTCACGATCATCGACGCCATCCTCGAACGTGCTCTTGGGATCGCGAAGAAGAACTACGGTGGGAGTTGA
- a CDS encoding SprT family zinc-dependent metalloprotease, whose product MTTVRYGETEIAFSLIRRHGTTIAITVRPDQSVVVRAPNDADLEAIRARVLRRARWILRQQVALARFEPRPTPRQYVSGETHRYLGRQYLLKVVANGKGAVRLARPRLEVHVQGTPTSDATRRLVARWYRSRAEAVFADRWPKCMAKVERYQVPAVPFHLRNMPTRWGSFTPSRRILLNPELVKAPTECIDYVMLHELCHLRYPRHDWRFYRLLSRVCPEWQRLKEKLEGVET is encoded by the coding sequence ATGACGACGGTCCGCTACGGAGAAACGGAGATCGCATTTTCTCTGATACGTCGTCACGGCACGACGATCGCCATCACCGTTCGTCCAGACCAGTCAGTCGTCGTTCGCGCACCTAACGACGCCGATCTCGAAGCCATCCGCGCGCGCGTGCTCCGACGCGCGCGCTGGATCCTTCGCCAGCAGGTCGCGCTGGCTCGCTTCGAACCGCGTCCCACTCCGCGGCAGTACGTCAGTGGAGAAACCCATCGCTACCTCGGGCGGCAATACCTCCTGAAAGTGGTGGCCAACGGAAAAGGCGCGGTGCGCCTGGCGCGACCGCGCCTCGAAGTTCACGTCCAAGGCACGCCAACGTCAGACGCGACTCGTCGTCTAGTTGCACGATGGTATCGCTCGCGCGCAGAGGCGGTATTCGCAGACCGCTGGCCAAAATGCATGGCCAAGGTTGAGCGCTATCAGGTGCCTGCCGTTCCGTTTCACTTGCGCAACATGCCCACCCGCTGGGGAAGTTTCACGCCGTCGCGGCGCATCCTCCTAAACCCAGAGCTGGTCAAAGCGCCGACGGAGTGCATCGACTACGTGATGCTCCACGAGCTTTGCCATCTGCGCTACCCACGCCATGATTGGCGGTTCTATCGGTTGCTTTCACGGGTCTGTCCGGAATGGCAGCGTCTGAAGGAGAAGCTCGAAGGAGTGGAAACATAG
- a CDS encoding hypothetical protein (frameshifted, insertion/deletion at around 2757957), whose amino-acid sequence MLLTEGQRHDSVPFAELYAQACESGVVERVTADKAYDGNPIRELLAVEGVKATIPSPRHRRKKARWLRRHYRLRHKVENFFRRLFDFRRVATRYEKLACTFLALVHVTAAVVLVRHFVNTP is encoded by the coding sequence ATGCTGCTCACCGAGGGTCAACGCCACGACAGCGTGCCGTTCGCCGAACTCTATGCCCAAGCCTGCGAGAGTGGCGTCGTCGAGCGCGTTACTGCGGACAAGGCCTACGACGGTAATCCCATTCGCGAGTTGCTCGCGGTCGAAGGAGTCAAGGCGACCATCCCGTCGCCACGACATCGGCGCAAGAAGGCTCGCTGGTTACGCCGCCATTACCGCCTGCGCCACAAGGTCGAGAACTTCTTTCGACGCCTTTTCGACTTCCGACGCGTCGCCACTCGTTACGAGAAACTCGCATGCACCTTCCTCGCTCTGGTCCACGTCACAGCAGCCGTCGTGCTCGTCCGTCATTTCGTTAACACTCCCTAG
- a CDS encoding hypothetical protein (frameshifted, insertion/deletion at around 2757960,2757956), whose translation MARRILSDEMWEQFEAALRAVKDPRGAPSDTPEREFLEAVLFLARTGTPWRDLPEEFGRWSTVYMRFRRWEQSGVWKALWKVLEQGSTARALQLFVDSTSVPVHPHAAGAPKKTAQARLSAARAAG comes from the coding sequence ATGGCACGACGAATCCTCAGCGACGAGATGTGGGAACAGTTCGAAGCGGCGCTTCGCGCAGTGAAAGATCCGCGTGGTGCTCCGTCGGATACGCCGGAACGCGAGTTTTTGGAAGCGGTGCTCTTTCTCGCCCGCACCGGAACGCCGTGGCGCGATTTGCCGGAGGAGTTCGGCCGGTGGAGCACAGTGTACATGCGCTTCCGGCGGTGGGAACAGAGCGGAGTGTGGAAAGCACTGTGGAAGGTGCTCGAGCAGGGCAGTACTGCGCGAGCGCTGCAGTTGTTCGTGGACAGCACCAGCGTCCCGGTGCATCCGCACGCGGCCGGCGCGCCAAAAAAAACGGCGCAAGCCAGGCTCTCGGCCGCTCGCGCGGCGGGCTGA
- the mcrC gene encoding 5-methylcytosine-specific restriction endonuclease system specificity protein McrC codes for MTQSDTRVPIANLYHLLCYAWDALPERDLVEVGAEKPHDVLNLLGHVLVNSLRPIVRRGFERGYVLHEKELYGLRGRIDAARTYRRNVQWRGRAICSFDELSHDTLANRLIKAALSFLLRVEGTTEDLRSDIRNLRREFLAIGDADLEPQAFRRAVIHRNNRHYSFVLQVCALIAESLLPEERGEGRTFRDFSRDHQKMAALFEQFVFQFYERHASEVGRSGVCRPTIHWAWSCRDHESEAVLPGMRTDVCLVGGTRPMIIDREFWGDPLKHVHGVRRLPSTPLYQLYAYMRNQEDVVGWESCDGLLLFPATEADFDSCYAFQGRTIRAASVDLRENWEEIHARLVFLGSAPGHS; via the coding sequence ATGACGCAAAGCGACACACGAGTCCCGATCGCCAATCTGTATCACTTGTTGTGTTACGCCTGGGACGCGCTTCCCGAACGTGACCTCGTTGAAGTGGGAGCTGAAAAGCCCCACGACGTTCTCAATCTGCTTGGCCACGTGCTCGTCAACTCTTTGCGTCCGATCGTGAGGCGCGGCTTCGAACGTGGCTACGTCTTGCACGAAAAAGAGCTGTACGGTCTTCGTGGACGCATCGACGCGGCAAGAACCTATCGACGAAATGTGCAGTGGCGCGGTCGAGCTATCTGCTCCTTCGATGAATTGTCACACGACACGTTAGCAAACCGATTGATCAAGGCCGCTCTCTCTTTCCTGCTGCGGGTCGAAGGCACAACAGAAGATCTTCGATCCGATATTCGAAACCTGCGGCGTGAGTTTCTGGCAATTGGCGATGCCGACCTGGAGCCACAGGCGTTCCGTCGGGCGGTTATCCATCGGAATAATCGTCACTATTCTTTCGTGCTGCAAGTCTGCGCGCTCATCGCCGAAAGTCTCCTGCCGGAGGAGCGTGGCGAGGGTCGCACGTTTCGTGACTTTTCGCGCGATCACCAGAAGATGGCGGCGCTTTTTGAACAATTCGTTTTCCAGTTCTACGAGCGACACGCATCCGAAGTCGGTCGATCAGGGGTTTGTCGGCCCACCATCCACTGGGCCTGGTCATGTCGCGACCACGAGAGCGAAGCGGTGCTACCGGGAATGCGCACCGACGTTTGTCTTGTTGGTGGGACGAGACCGATGATCATCGACCGCGAGTTCTGGGGAGACCCTTTGAAGCACGTCCATGGAGTCCGCCGACTCCCATCTACTCCACTGTACCAACTCTATGCCTACATGCGGAATCAGGAAGACGTTGTTGGCTGGGAATCCTGTGATGGTCTACTTCTATTTCCTGCAACCGAGGCCGACTTCGATTCCTGCTATGCGTTTCAAGGCCGCACAATTCGTGCCGCGTCAGTAGATCTCCGCGAGAATTGGGAGGAAATTCACGCCCGACTTGTCTTCCTCGGTTCCGCGCCCGGGCATTCTTGA
- a CDS encoding Fur family transcriptional regulator, with the protein MAERSSDQLTAMLEQASDGWKAQGSRMTYVRRVVCETAFRFTCPFDAEELIARTRLVDRSVSPASVYRTLNQLRDLGMLREVPSARSGHRAFAVVEGTGASAISHVVCADCAQVIPLPDPCLPLREGALARQHGFNPKAMTLRVEATCDELHTKGTCARRK; encoded by the coding sequence ATGGCCGAGCGTTCGTCCGACCAGTTGACCGCGATGCTCGAGCAGGCCTCCGACGGATGGAAGGCTCAAGGCTCTCGCATGACCTACGTGCGGCGCGTCGTGTGTGAGACGGCGTTTCGGTTCACCTGTCCGTTCGATGCGGAAGAGTTGATCGCACGGACGCGCTTGGTCGACCGTTCGGTGTCTCCGGCGTCGGTGTATCGGACGCTCAATCAACTGCGCGATCTCGGCATGTTGCGCGAGGTGCCCTCGGCGCGGAGCGGGCATCGAGCGTTCGCCGTGGTGGAGGGCACGGGTGCGAGCGCGATCAGTCACGTGGTGTGCGCAGACTGTGCGCAGGTGATTCCGCTGCCTGATCCTTGTCTGCCGTTGCGCGAAGGTGCGTTGGCACGTCAGCACGGCTTCAATCCCAAGGCGATGACCTTGCGTGTCGAAGCCACGTGTGACGAGCTCCACACCAAGGGCACGTGCGCACGGCGCAAGTAG